The Aphelocoma coerulescens isolate FSJ_1873_10779 unplaced genomic scaffold, UR_Acoe_1.0 HiC_scaffold_205, whole genome shotgun sequence genome includes a window with the following:
- the LOC138101163 gene encoding uncharacterized protein encodes MPPDPLGDTPKTLKVPPDPLGDTPKTPKMSPDPLGDTPETPKMPPDPLGDVPETPKMSPDPLGDIPETLKVPPDPLGDTPKTPKMSPDPLGDIPETLKVPPDPLGDTPETPKCHQAPLGTSPGPSRCHQTPLGTPPRP; translated from the coding sequence ATGCCACCGgacccccttggggacacccccaagaCCCTCAAGGTGCCACCGgacccccttggggacacccccaagacccccaagatGTCACCGgacccccttggggacacccccgagacccccaaGATGCCACCGGACCCCCTTGGGGACGTCCCCGAGACCCCCAAGATGTCACCGGACCCCCTTGGGGACATCCCTGAGACCCTCAAGGTGCCACCGgacccccttggggacacccccaagacccccaagatGTCACCGGACCCCCTTGGGGACATCCCTGAGACCCTCAAGGTGCCACCGgacccccttggggacacccccgagacccccaaatGTCACCAGGCCCCCTTGGGGACGTCCCCAGGACCCTCGAGATGCCACCAgacccccttggggacacccccgagACCCTGA
- the MBLAC1 gene encoding metallo-beta-lactamase domain-containing protein 1, with protein MPRRFQTSPLGSLSIPGPLYSVRVLQVGFNTPNPDGSVHADGSVTLVSGGPLTVLVDTGGPWLRPHLPELLAARGLSPDDVTHVVVTHGHSDHVGNINLFPDATVLVGFDLSRGRGRYLPHGLASGVPLVLHPGHLQVTPTPGHTRAHVSLVASGTSLGTVAVAGDAFERREDEGEWRALSEEPAEQRRSRRRLVAVADVIVPGHGEPFRVLREWGDGEDPRGDGEEEEEEEEEEEEEEEEE; from the coding sequence atgccCCGGCGCTTCCAAACCTCCCCGTTGGGCTCCCTGTCCATCCCGGGCCCCCTCTACTCCGTCCgggtgctccaggtgggcttcAACACCCCCAACCCCGACGGCTCCGTCCACGCCGACGGCTCCGTCACCCTCGTCTCGGGGGGTCCCTTGACCGTCCTGGTGGACACCGGCGGCCCCTGGCTCCGGCCCCACCTCCCCGAGCTCCTGGCGGCCCGAGGGCTGAGCCCGGACGACGTCACGCACGTGGTGGTCACCCACGGCCACTCGGACCACGTGGGCAACATCAACCTCTTCCCCGACGCCACCGTCCTGGTGGGCTTCGACCTGAGCCGCGGACGGGGCCGCTACTTGCCCCACGGGCTGGCCAGCGGCGTGCCCTTGGTGCTGCACCCCGGCCACCTGCAGGTGACCCCCACGCCGGGCCACACGCGGGCCCACGTCAGCCTGGTGGCCTCGGGGACGTCGCTGGGGACGGTGGCGGTGGCCGGGGACGCGTTCGAGCGCCGGGAGGACGAGGGCGAGTGGCGGGCGCTGAGCGAGGAGCCCGCGGAGCAGCGGCGCAGCCGCCGGCGCTTGGTGGCCGTGGCCGATGTCATCGTGCCCGGGCACGGGGAGCCCTTCAGGGTGCTCAGGGAGTGGGGGGACGGGGAGGACCCCCGGGGTGacggcgaggaggaggaggaggaggaagaggaggaggaggaggaggaggaagaggag